One bacterium genomic region harbors:
- a CDS encoding FemAB family PEP-CTERM system-associated protein, producing MSVVVRRAAETDAASWDRFVASRAETTSYQRWAWGNLLATEFRLPWRPLAAFAGGEVVGVLPLIAQSNPLLGRRLLSLPFVNYAGLAAADDEARDALLAAAADALRAEGARFAELRQPPEAPLPLPASSAKIRARLPLPAAADELWGRLGAKLRSQVKRPTKEGMTASVGGAELVPEFHRLLARKWREHGSPIYREAFFRRLAATFPDETSLVVVRRGGDAVAAGWLHRRRGVAEMIWAASDRRFDGASPNMLLYWRALERAIEDGCAVFDFGRSTAGGGTHRFKLQWGAVSEPLPWYYVLGAGARVPDGGEGAGARLVKAAWRRLPLAATRIIGPYVARTLPL from the coding sequence ATGAGCGTGGTCGTCCGGCGCGCCGCGGAGACCGACGCGGCCTCGTGGGACCGTTTCGTGGCGTCCCGCGCGGAGACGACGAGCTACCAGCGTTGGGCGTGGGGGAACCTGCTGGCCACCGAGTTCCGGCTTCCGTGGCGCCCGCTCGCGGCGTTCGCGGGCGGCGAGGTCGTCGGCGTGCTGCCGCTGATCGCGCAGTCCAACCCGCTGCTCGGCCGCCGCCTGCTCTCGCTCCCCTTCGTCAACTACGCCGGCCTCGCCGCCGCCGACGACGAGGCGCGCGACGCGCTGCTCGCGGCCGCCGCGGACGCGCTGCGCGCGGAGGGAGCGCGCTTCGCGGAGCTGCGCCAGCCGCCCGAGGCGCCGCTGCCGCTGCCGGCGTCGTCGGCCAAGATCCGCGCGCGGCTGCCGCTTCCCGCCGCGGCCGACGAACTCTGGGGCCGGCTCGGCGCCAAGCTGCGGTCCCAAGTGAAGCGGCCGACGAAGGAAGGGATGACGGCGTCGGTCGGCGGCGCCGAACTGGTGCCGGAGTTCCATCGCCTGCTGGCGCGCAAGTGGCGCGAGCACGGCTCGCCGATCTACCGCGAGGCGTTCTTCAGGCGGCTCGCCGCGACGTTTCCGGACGAGACGTCGCTCGTCGTCGTGCGCCGCGGCGGCGACGCCGTCGCCGCCGGATGGCTCCATCGGCGCCGCGGCGTCGCCGAGATGATCTGGGCGGCGTCCGATCGGCGCTTCGACGGCGCGTCGCCGAACATGCTGCTCTACTGGCGCGCGCTCGAGCGGGCGATCGAGGACGGCTGCGCCGTCTTCGACTTCGGCCGTTCGACCGCCGGCGGCGGGACGCATCGGTTCAAGCTGCAGTGGGGCGCCGTTTCCGAGCCGCTGCCGTGGTACTACGTCCTCGGTGCGGGGGCGCGCGTTCCGGACGGCGGGGAGGGCGCGGGGGCGAGGCTCGTGAAGGCGGCTTGGCGGCGCCTGCCGCTCGCGGCCACGCGGATCATCGGCCCCTACGTGGCGAGGACGCTTCCTTTGTAG